TTGATGATTTTGGCAGACTTGCACAATGCTGATAAATTACtggagtttatttttgaatttacaatAAGAAACTTCACAGATGTTATTGAAACTCCAGAGTGTGAAGTATTGGATAAAACTAAaccattgttattattaaaattatttaaaaaaacaagcagatttaaatgaaaattaatggTACATTacctttatatttatttatttatttatttacgtttaaaatcACTTTAGTTTTATGTTTTCTTTTAGCTTCAACAGATGAAAAATATTTGGTATATCGGAAGCCATTACCGGAAAGTACTCGGTTAATGAGAGGACAAAATTTGAGTGGAATgacttattaaaattttgatttttatattgcacgcctcgaaagCGAAGCGGCGAGGTTGCGCTTTATAACggacctgtcaaggtcacttGACTTTTCCTCATTAAACTGTTTATATTATGTTTGTGTCACACTCAGACGTTATAAAAAGCACATTAACCTAAAGAGGaaacactaattaataatataagacTGATACTTTCATTAAGTTGTCCGATacgtattataataaaaaaaagttcaattaaaaatatgtatcgtGGACGTCAGTTAGTCTGTAGTCCAAAAAAAGTCTGTGGCACGGATATTTCGTGAATGGCTTGACAAaatgactttatttttttttcactgtcttCAGAATTATGCAAAGaaagttcttttcgaaaatcactactgtagaccctcttgtttttttttttataaatcatttcTGTTAAAACCGGCACTATtccatgtaaacaaacacacactgtagccattattttattttatcgggaatttttttttttttgatcatcgAACTTTGCTGATATCATAAGGTTCTATTTTACCatcaaataatgtttttttttattaccaactGTCAtagaattaactaaattaaaaaaaaaaacgacgaATTTCTTTctagatatttattaaaaaattttgtaattaaaaagaaaatcaataattgatatatttcatTGTAACAAGAGcgtttgaggtgtgcacttttggattttcccaattttttttttttatcatttattatttaaaaaaaaatccaaaaattattggacgtcggctaacttcagtatcattacaGTTTTTTGTATAGTTTTCTAATATTTGTTGTAATCAAACATATCGTGTGAGTGGAAATCTAATTAAGAtgccaaaaaaataataagaagtAAAAGTTgttagttgaaaaattaaaaattataatagatTGCAATACTTTTGCTTAGCGTttgataaaaagtttatacattaaagtaaattaactaaaatttagttgtatCTTAATAAgagtttaaattcattttgaattgaaacattaaaataaatttttgaacagctaattgttaaaaaatttatctttaaacATAAACTTTTGATTATATCTATATCGTATAACAGCTTGTTTAAAGTCAAAGCAAATgcataaaatcataaataatttttaccgaaaattttaactggaTCAGAAATTTtcgttcatttaaaatttatatgtgtattaaaaatacattatttagatgtaaaaatatattgaagttgattttttagtaataaagaaataaaaaataattaatttacaatcaACGTAAAGTTAGTAAATGTTTACCATTGCCACTCTAAAACAAATGATCCATTtttgtaaaacaaaaattatctttagAAGTAGTATgctagtaataattacaaaataattgtttttttttaataagcattttaaaaatgattagtataattgtttatatgattgagtaattaatcaaattaattttttgtaatttgaaaattgcgtaatattttattaccatTGAAAGATGGCGCTAACGTTAATTTGTGGAAATgaagtatatgtataaaaattatgaggCTGAAGACGTTTAAGTCATAAAGTAAAAAGTCAAAAGTCGTTATATTTTTCCTCAGTAACTAGTAATACCGagtgattaataatttatcagtatatattattataatactaAACTAttgatacataaatataatcaactaattctataataaatttgattgaaaGAATTAAGTTTCACGTATTTGTTGTTGTTTAACAACATGGAAATTGTAGGTTATTCCCATTCCCGGAAGCAtcaagtaatttataaatggaaaattgatgaaataattCCATTTATTGAGTCTACTGTAAACAGTGATAAAGAGAGAGTAGATCTCGACTCACCTAACTTTACTACAAATgggaaaaatcaaaattcatGGTACTTAGAACTGCAACTATTGAGAGAAAAGGAATGGATATCACtatttttgtttcgaaaagATGCGAAAGATAAAGTAAGAATAAAgtttaaactatttattttagacaGCAACAATAGAAGAAAATTTCTTGTAACTGCCTGTGAAAAtcgtgattttaaaaatggatggggattttctaaatttcttgaaataaaaaagttattggatAACAAAGACGATTTTTTACCAAATAATACTTTAACCATGTGTATTAAACTAACTGTTTACGACGATTACAAATCATTTACTACTGAATTTCCGTTGCATACACCAGAGCGTCAAATCACTGATGACCTTAAAGAACTCTATGGTAGTAAAATGAACAGTGACGTTATTTTAGTTGTGGGtgatacaaaatttaaagCTCACAAGATCATCCTGTCGGCTCGCAGTCCTGTATTTCTTGCAATGTTCACTCATGAAATGAAAGAAAAGAAGGAAAATACTGTAACTATTCCTGACATAGATCcggaaatatttgaaaaaattttagaattcaTATATACTGACAATATTGATGATTTAGATGCAAATGCTGAGTGCTTATTAGAATCGgctaataaatatcaattgctGAAGCTGAAAAGTTTATGCGAAAAATCGTTATCTAAGTCAGCTAGTATTGATAATGCAATTCAATTGATGATTTTAGCAGATCTGTATGATGctaatcaattatttgaatatgtactagaattcataataaaaagtatCGAAGATGTTATTAAAACTCCAGAGTATAGAGAACTGGAAGAATCTTATCCATTACTATTctcaaaattagttaaaaaattagtgactTCCATAAAGTTTGAgggtatattattttttatttatggaatttatttatttatttgccatTCAATtgactcattttttttttttcagattcaacagatgaaaaataattgggATATTGTCCACAAAGTACTCAATTAATAAGAGAATGGCATTTAGTGGAATATTTACCTAAAATATTTGGATATTATGATTTGAAAACGACGAATACTTATTTTGCAAatctgataattattatttttagaaagtaAGATTTGAATACTCAAGATAGTTACTGTTTCTtattatactatttttaaattaacgataaaaatataaattactgtaCAAATATCTTTTCATATCTTTCAATACTGAGTAATGATtgatttaaatcaattaagatttttatatttttatattagtATCCAATGTAAGCGTAAGAAATTCTTCAGTGATGATTATGGACTGGTAGAAATTTTTGTATagctaattattaaaaatatatctttaaacacattcttttgtttatatatatttcgtaATAGTTTGTTTAAAGTCAAAGTTAATGCATAAAgtcatcaataatttttactagtaACTTTAGCGGGGACAGATTGTTTCGTTTATTCTAAATTTATAAgtgtagtaaaaataaattacttaccTGTAATAAgtcttttcaaaataattattcaatttgtttttatcattaaaaaattattaaaattaatttgttgtaaTTTCCTcagaaaaactcagttctaaaattctaaagactttttcaaagtttttcagaaaaaagtccgaaaaatttccaccagggtaaGAAAAGGCTGAAAGATAAAACTTTAGACTCTTggtggtaaaaaaataattatcttcagAAGTAATATACTAGTGGAAATcattagataattattttcagtactaagtcttttcaaaattactattCGATCTGATTcgttatcaattaattaataaaattaattcattataattcaaaaatcgcgcaaaattttattaccattAAAAGATGGTGCTAGTGTAttatttaatggaaaatatatatatatatatatatatatattagacttaaatgttacaaaaaaaaccaaaagtCGTAACATATTTTCTCTCGTAAGTCAAAGTAACGTagtgatcattattttaacagtacatatattattaaaataataaattactattgaataaatatattcagcttattataaaataaatttaatcaaaagaATCGGATTTCaagtatttattgttattgaaCAATATGGAAATTTTAGGTTATTCTCATTGCGAAAAGCATCAAGTAATGTATAAATGGAAAGTTAATGAAATAACATCATTAATCGaatgttctaaaaaaaatcacgaaCTTGTAAAACTTAAGTCATTTCAATTTAGAGTAAATGCCAAGACTGAAAATTTATGGTATTTACTCCTACGAATTATGAATGACGGAAAATCAGGACAGAAGGAATGGATATCATTATACTTGGGTGGAAATATTGTGGAgagtaaaataagaataaaatattcactGTTTATTTTAGACAACAAAGATGAAAGGCAATTTATTCATACTTATTATAGCACTCGCAGTAAATCTAGTGATCGAGGATGTTCACAGTTTCTTGAAATAAAACAGCTGCTAGAAAacgaaaatgattttttaacaaatgatacATTAACTATATGTGTTGAACTAACTGTTTATGACGATTATAAATCATTTCCTGCTGAATTTCAGTTGCAATCACCAAAGCGTCAGAGAACTGATGATCTTAGGGAACTATATGATAGCAAAACAAACAGTGATGTAATTTTAGCTGTcggtgataaaatatttaaagctcACAAGCTCATACTGTCAGCTCGCAGTCCTGTATTTTTCGCAATGTTCACTCATGAAATGAAAGAAAAGAAGGAAAATACTGTAACTATTTCTGACATAGATCcggaaatatttgaaaaaattttaaaatttatatatactgaTAATATTGATGATTTAGATGCAGATGCTGAGTGTTTATTGGAATTAGCTGATAAATATCAATTGCTGGAACTAAAAAGATTATGCGAAGAATCGTTATCTAAGTCAGTCAGTATTGATAATGCAATTCAATTGATGATTTTGGCAGATTTGCATAATGCTGATAAATTACTGGagtttatatttgaatttataataagaaatttcAAAGATGTTGTTAAAACCCCAGAGTATGAAGTATTGGATAAAACTAAaccattgttattattaaaattattaaaaaaatttgcagacataaatgaaaattaatggtacattacttttttatctgttatttgtatatttatttacgtttcAAATCACTTTAGTTTcaacaaatgaaaaatatttggtATATCGGTAGCTGCTAACGGAAAGTAATCGGATAATACGAGGATAAAATTTGAGTGGAATGactactttaaatatttatttttaaaatgattaatacTTGTTTCGtaaatctaataatttttagttttagaaAATATGATTTCAATGTATGCTGATACTTTTGCTGTAtctaaatatactatttttagaTTAATGATTGGAATATGCATTGCAGTATAGaccattcaattttttttctatattaagtaaaaagaaatttatatcaattaacatttaattttttttatatttttaaactactGTTCTTTGTAAACTCAAGAAATTTCTCAGTGACGATCGTGGACTTGTAGAAATTTTTGTACTTTCATATCTTAAtcattaatgaatattttctaACAAATAATCAGATTATTCGAAAacgtattatatattatttatttaattacaattaccCCAATATTTAATGCAAATTCAATACGTacctataaaattatcatcagtaccttataattatttacagaaataaaCAGATAATAATAGTTTACAGTTTTTCGTGTAGTTTTCTAATAACAGTTGTCATAAAACATATcgtaaaatataataagaGTTCGAattcattttgaattaaaatattcaaaaaaaataatcaatagcTACTTATCAAACATTTATCTTTAAACATAAActtttgattatatatattgtgtaaCAGTTTGTTTAAAATCAAAGTAAATGTatgaaatcataaaaaatttttactaataacTTTAAGTAGGGTATaacgattaatttatttgaaattcataTG
This genomic interval from Microplitis mediator isolate UGA2020A chromosome 2, iyMicMedi2.1, whole genome shotgun sequence contains the following:
- the LOC130662963 gene encoding speckle-type POZ protein B-like translates to MEIVGYSHSRKHQVIYKWKIDEIIPFIESTVNSDKERVDLDSPNFTTNGKNQNSWYLELQLLREKEWISLFLFRKDAKDKVRIKFKLFILDSNNRRKFLVTACENRDFKNGWGFSKFLEIKKLLDNKDDFLPNNTLTMCIKLTVYDDYKSFTTEFPLHTPERQITDDLKELYGSKMNSDVILVVGDTKFKAHKIILSARSPVFLAMFTHEMKEKKENTVTIPDIDPEIFEKILEFIYTDNIDDLDANAECLLESANKYQLLKLKSLCEKSLSKSASIDNAIQLMILADLYDANQLFEYVLEFIIKSIEDVIKTPEYRELEESYPLLFSKLVKKLVTSIKFEDSTDEK
- the LOC130663211 gene encoding speckle-type POZ protein B-like: MEILGYSHCEKHQVMYKWKVNEITSLIECSKKNHELVKLKSFQFRVNAKTENLWYLLLRIMNDGKSGQKEWISLYLGGNIVESKIRIKYSLFILDNKDERQFIHTYYSTRSKSSDRGCSQFLEIKQLLENENDFLTNDTLTICVELTVYDDYKSFPAEFQLQSPKRQRTDDLRELYDSKTNSDVILAVGDKIFKAHKLILSARSPVFFAMFTHEMKEKKENTVTISDIDPEIFEKILKFIYTDNIDDLDADAECLLELADKYQLLELKRLCEESLSKSVSIDNAIQLMILADLHNADKLLEFIFEFIIRNFKDVVKTPEYELHLHLDILLPLKDGANID